The proteins below are encoded in one region of Streptomyces ficellus:
- a CDS encoding metallopeptidase family protein, producing MLEMTREEFEELVAEALDRIPPELTRLMDNVAVFVEDEPPSDDPELLGLYEGTPLTDRGEWYAGVLPDRITIYRGPTLRMCESREDVVAETEVTVVHEIAHHFGIDDERLHELGYG from the coding sequence GTGCTGGAGATGACACGCGAGGAGTTCGAGGAACTGGTCGCCGAGGCGCTGGACAGGATCCCGCCGGAGCTGACGCGGCTGATGGACAACGTCGCGGTGTTCGTGGAGGACGAGCCGCCCTCGGACGATCCGGAGCTGCTGGGTCTCTACGAGGGGACCCCGCTGACCGACCGGGGCGAGTGGTACGCGGGCGTCCTGCCCGACCGGATCACCATCTACCGCGGGCCGACGCTGCGGATGTGCGAGTCGCGCGAGGACGTGGTCGCCGAGACGGAGGTGACCGTCGTGCACGAGATCGCCCACCACTTCGGGATCGACGACGAGCGGCTGCACGAGCTGGGCTACGGCTGA